In one Bacteroidota bacterium genomic region, the following are encoded:
- a CDS encoding protein BatD, whose protein sequence is MKLFFILFSCFLTNILFATEFTATTSRAKVAVGETITVSFTIDAHGSEFRPPQFTDFRIVGGPNQSTSTQWINGAVSQKHSFSFVLLASKEGVFNIPPATIKSNNQLLQSNALTIEVVKPSAQQQQQQQLQQQNARQQQQQQQQQQITEEDLSKNLFLKVSVDKTNPFVGEQVILSFKLYHRVNLVNLGFNKLPALNGFWSELIEDNNGGNIHFQAEVLDGVSYNVAEIRKFVLFAQRSGTLEIDPLSLDCIVRSRSNKRSQSVFDQFFGTFEDAKYTVSSKLLNIQVLPLPENGKPIDFKGAVGKFSVEARLDKNKVRAHEAVNLFLNISGKGNLPLMETPAPVFPVDVEVYDPQLKDKTSISSSGVSGTKSFEFLMIPRHSGTFTIEPIQFSYFDPVLKSYKTLTTGPFEIQVEKAAKEDDGGIIVSGKRQEDIKTVGNDIRYINTHTPEFTFKGSFFFGSSFFYILLALPIFLFVGFIIARKRYVKVNSNLVLVKSKKATKIAIKRLELAKKHLETNNESQFYNEIFKALYGYFGDKFNMPVTMLNKDNITLHLKNKNISEPIIDKVALTIDLCEMARFAPVTDISVKTVYSDTTEVIAKLEGELK, encoded by the coding sequence ATGAAGCTTTTTTTTATACTATTTAGTTGTTTTCTGACTAACATTTTATTTGCAACCGAATTCACTGCAACAACAAGCAGGGCTAAAGTTGCTGTAGGTGAAACAATTACTGTATCCTTTACCATTGATGCTCATGGTTCAGAATTTAGGCCACCACAATTTACTGATTTCAGGATTGTTGGAGGACCAAATCAATCCACTAGTACGCAATGGATTAATGGGGCAGTTTCTCAAAAACATTCCTTTTCTTTTGTTCTTTTAGCAAGTAAAGAAGGCGTTTTTAACATTCCTCCTGCTACAATAAAATCAAACAATCAGCTCCTTCAAAGCAATGCACTTACCATTGAAGTAGTAAAACCAAGTGCCCAACAGCAACAACAACAGCAATTGCAACAACAAAATGCAAGGCAACAACAACAGCAGCAACAACAACAGCAAATTACGGAGGAGGATTTAAGTAAAAATCTCTTTTTAAAAGTTTCAGTGGATAAAACAAATCCTTTTGTTGGAGAACAGGTTATTCTTAGTTTTAAATTATACCATCGTGTAAATCTTGTAAATCTTGGTTTTAATAAATTACCTGCTTTAAATGGTTTTTGGTCAGAGTTAATTGAAGATAACAATGGAGGAAATATCCACTTTCAAGCTGAGGTACTTGATGGTGTTAGCTATAATGTTGCAGAAATTAGAAAGTTTGTATTATTTGCACAACGTAGCGGAACTCTTGAAATCGATCCTTTATCCCTTGATTGTATTGTTCGTTCCCGTTCCAACAAACGTAGCCAATCTGTATTTGATCAGTTTTTTGGTACCTTCGAGGATGCTAAATATACCGTTTCAAGTAAGCTTCTTAATATTCAAGTGCTTCCACTTCCTGAAAATGGAAAGCCAATTGATTTTAAAGGAGCGGTAGGGAAATTTTCAGTTGAAGCCCGTTTGGATAAGAATAAGGTTAGAGCGCATGAAGCAGTAAACCTTTTTTTGAACATTTCTGGTAAAGGTAATTTACCATTAATGGAAACTCCTGCTCCTGTATTTCCTGTTGATGTTGAGGTTTATGATCCACAATTAAAAGATAAAACATCAATTTCTTCCTCCGGTGTTTCAGGGACAAAATCCTTCGAATTTTTAATGATTCCCCGCCATTCTGGAACCTTTACTATTGAACCAATACAATTCAGTTATTTCGACCCGGTTTTAAAATCATACAAAACGCTTACAACTGGGCCTTTTGAAATTCAAGTTGAAAAAGCTGCAAAAGAGGATGATGGGGGAATAATAGTATCTGGTAAAAGACAAGAAGATATAAAAACTGTAGGTAACGATATCAGGTACATAAATACACATACTCCTGAATTTACTTTTAAGGGAAGTTTCTTTTTTGGATCCTCTTTTTTCTATATTTTACTTGCACTTCCAATTTTCCTCTTTGTTGGTTTTATTATTGCCAGGAAAAGGTATGTAAAAGTGAATAGCAACCTGGTGCTTGTGAAATCCAAGAAAGCCACGAAAATTGCAATAAAGCGTTTAGAATTGGCCAAAAAACATCTTGAAACAAATAATGAATCCCAGTTTTACAATGAAATTTTCAAAGCACTTTATGGTTATTTTGGTGATAAGTTTAATATGCCAGTAACAATGTTAAATAAGGATAATATAACACTGCATTTAAAAAACAAAAATATTTCGGAACCCATAATTGACAAGGTTGCCCTAACAATAGATCTTTGTGAAATGGCAAGGTTTGCGCCCGTAACTGATATTTCAGTTAAAACTGTTTATTCAGATACAACAGAGGTGATTGCAAAATTGGAAGGAGAATTAAAATGA
- a CDS encoding tetratricopeptide repeat protein: protein MRTLFYIILALLFSLKAYAQKENKLIREGNKQYEKGEFSEAQTNYLRAVDENNNSFNGAFNLGNSLYKQEKYEEAAAQFKTLTQTAPDKPIKAKAFHNLGNSLLKAEKYEESIDAYKNALRNQPDDDQARYNLAYAMQKLKQQQEQENKNEDKKEDKKEDKKEDKKEEEKKDKKEEKKEDKKNQDQKDQQKEPQKPKDQMSREEAQRLLEAMEREDKNIQEKLKKQKTTVGVDIEKDW, encoded by the coding sequence ATGAGAACACTATTTTATATAATCCTGGCCCTTTTATTTTCGTTAAAGGCTTATGCCCAAAAGGAGAACAAGCTTATCCGCGAAGGTAACAAGCAATACGAAAAAGGAGAATTTTCAGAAGCTCAAACCAATTATTTACGTGCTGTGGATGAGAACAATAATTCCTTTAATGGAGCCTTTAACCTGGGAAATTCCCTTTATAAGCAAGAAAAATACGAAGAAGCAGCAGCTCAATTTAAAACCCTTACACAAACAGCACCAGATAAACCAATTAAGGCCAAAGCATTTCATAACCTTGGCAACTCGCTTTTAAAGGCCGAGAAATACGAGGAAAGTATTGATGCATATAAAAATGCTTTAAGAAATCAACCGGATGATGATCAGGCAAGGTATAATTTGGCTTATGCAATGCAAAAATTAAAGCAACAACAAGAGCAGGAGAATAAAAACGAAGACAAAAAAGAGGACAAAAAAGAAGACAAAAAAGAAGACAAAAAAGAGGAAGAGAAAAAAGACAAGAAAGAAGAAAAAAAAGAAGACAAAAAAAACCAGGACCAGAAGGATCAACAAAAGGAACCGCAAAAACCTAAAGATCAAATGTCAAGGGAGGAAGCCCAAAGACTTTTAGAAGCTATGGAAAGAGAAGATAAAAATATCCAGGAAAAACTTAAAAAACAAAAAACAACTGTAGGAGTTGATATTGAGAAAGATTGGTAA
- a CDS encoding VWA domain-containing protein — protein MVKFANIEYLYALLLIPLLLIIYWLMLRWKKKSFSAFGDLAVISQLMPAISPFRANWKTFLQLSGLVLLILAIAAPQTGSKMEEVKREGVDLVVALDISNSMLAEDLSPNRLERAKRALLQLIDDLKGDRIGIVVFAGEAYVQLPITTDYGAAKMFINTINTEIIPTQGTAIGNAIDLSLRSFGEITDEVKNKSRVIVVISDGEDHQDDPLELAKEATKKGVVIHTVGFGSPKGAPIPIYRNGKPAGFRMDKEGNTVVTSLDETTLQQIAQEANGIYVRATNSQAGLSLILDEINKMDKQEYESSLFSDYEDQFQYFIALALLLFTLDFLLPERKSKWYGKINLFGKK, from the coding sequence ATGGTAAAGTTCGCTAACATAGAATATTTATATGCCCTATTGCTTATTCCATTGCTGCTGATTATTTATTGGCTGATGTTGAGGTGGAAGAAAAAATCGTTCTCTGCTTTTGGTGATCTAGCAGTAATATCCCAATTAATGCCTGCTATTTCCCCTTTTAGAGCCAACTGGAAAACATTCCTTCAATTGTCAGGGCTCGTGCTTTTAATTCTTGCCATTGCTGCCCCACAAACTGGTTCTAAAATGGAAGAGGTAAAACGGGAAGGAGTTGATTTGGTTGTTGCCCTGGATATTTCTAATAGCATGTTGGCTGAAGATCTTTCTCCCAACCGTCTTGAAAGGGCTAAAAGAGCACTGTTACAACTAATTGATGATTTAAAGGGCGATAGGATAGGAATTGTTGTTTTTGCAGGAGAAGCTTATGTTCAGCTTCCAATTACAACTGATTATGGGGCTGCAAAAATGTTCATTAATACCATAAATACTGAAATAATTCCTACACAGGGAACAGCAATTGGCAATGCCATTGATCTTTCTTTACGTTCATTTGGTGAAATAACAGATGAAGTGAAAAACAAAAGCAGGGTTATAGTTGTAATTAGCGATGGAGAAGACCATCAGGATGATCCCTTGGAATTAGCCAAAGAAGCTACAAAAAAAGGAGTAGTGATACATACTGTGGGTTTTGGTTCGCCAAAAGGTGCACCAATTCCAATTTATAGAAATGGGAAACCGGCAGGTTTTAGAATGGATAAGGAAGGAAATACAGTGGTTACAAGTCTTGATGAGACTACCTTACAACAAATTGCTCAGGAAGCAAATGGAATTTATGTGAGGGCCACAAATTCACAAGCAGGATTATCACTTATTTTGGATGAAATTAATAAAATGGATAAGCAGGAATATGAATCTTCACTTTTTAGTGATTATGAAGATCAGTTCCAGTATTTCATTGCTTTAGCTTTATTGCTGTTCACTCTGGACTTTTTATTACCAGAAAGAAAAAGCAAATGGTATGGTAAAATAAATTTGTTTGGTAAAAAATGA
- a CDS encoding VWA domain-containing protein: MNWANPEFLYLLLVIPIVITWYWFKNTRSTAEIKISGISKLKAIKRDYKVMFRHSLFVLRLAAVILLIIALARPQTRSSWKNATAEGIDIIISLDVSGSMMAEDFKPNRLEAAKKIAVDFISGRKNDRLGLTIFSGESFTQCPLTTDHAVVKNLMMEVQNGMIKDGTAIGMGLASAVNRLKESEATSKVVILLTDGVNNVGAVAPITAGEIAREFGVRVYTVGIGTKGKAPFPVKTPFGIQYQYEETDVDEPTLTKIAAITGGKYYRATDNQSLKEIYREIDLLEKSKIDVVEYRKKTESFFPLVLMAGLLLMFEFLFRNTLFRSIP; encoded by the coding sequence ATAAACTGGGCTAATCCCGAATTTTTATACCTATTGCTCGTAATTCCTATAGTAATTACCTGGTACTGGTTTAAAAATACAAGGAGTACTGCAGAAATTAAGATTTCTGGCATTAGTAAGCTCAAGGCAATAAAGAGAGATTATAAAGTAATGTTTCGGCATAGTTTATTTGTTTTACGACTGGCAGCTGTTATCCTACTTATTATCGCACTTGCCAGGCCGCAAACAAGGTCAAGTTGGAAAAATGCAACTGCGGAAGGAATTGATATAATTATTTCACTGGACGTTTCTGGTAGTATGATGGCTGAGGATTTTAAACCAAACCGGCTTGAGGCCGCTAAAAAAATTGCCGTAGATTTTATTTCCGGAAGAAAAAATGACAGGTTGGGTCTTACTATTTTTAGTGGAGAAAGTTTTACTCAATGCCCCTTAACTACGGATCATGCAGTTGTAAAAAATCTGATGATGGAAGTTCAAAATGGAATGATAAAAGATGGAACTGCAATAGGAATGGGACTTGCAAGTGCCGTAAACAGGTTAAAAGAAAGTGAAGCAACCAGTAAAGTTGTCATTTTATTAACTGATGGAGTGAATAATGTTGGAGCCGTTGCTCCAATTACTGCGGGTGAAATTGCACGTGAATTTGGAGTCAGGGTTTATACTGTTGGAATTGGAACCAAAGGGAAAGCACCTTTCCCTGTTAAAACTCCTTTTGGCATTCAATACCAATACGAAGAAACAGACGTGGATGAGCCAACCCTTACAAAAATTGCAGCCATTACTGGTGGTAAATATTACAGGGCTACGGATAATCAAAGCCTCAAGGAAATATACCGGGAAATTGATTTACTTGAAAAATCAAAAATTGATGTGGTTGAATACAGAAAAAAAACAGAAAGTTTCTTCCCCCTTGTATTAATGGCCGGTTTACTTTTAATGTTTGAATTTTTATTTAGAAACACTTTATTCAGAAGCATCCCATAA